In Amycolatopsis coloradensis, one genomic interval encodes:
- a CDS encoding S26 family signal peptidase has product MRLRSFATCEVICSKAXFSVQVPPGAVFVVGDQRNNSRDSRIYVGMPGDGAVPLSKVYGVVVGMGSTLDAEPFPQTTAFVEAGLPGDPVSDTGFRTSRNLVFAGAGLVVLGVIGTIVTVVRSAGKRRRAAAIPPAH; this is encoded by the coding sequence GTGCGGTTACGCAGTTTCGCTACATGCGAGGTGATCTGCTCGAAGGCGGNCTTCAGCGTCCAGGTACCGCCGGGCGCGGTGTTCGTCGTGGGGGATCAACGGAACAATTCCCGGGACTCGCGGATCTACGTCGGTATGCCCGGCGACGGTGCCGTCCCCCTGTCCAAGGTGTACGGGGTCGTCGTCGGCATGGGGAGCACCCTCGACGCCGAGCCCTTCCCGCAGACCACAGCCTTCGTCGAAGCCGGACTCCCCGGGGATCCCGTGTCCGACACCGGCTTCCGTACCTCGCGGAACCTCGTGTTCGCCGGCGCCGGACTCGTCGTCCTCGGTGTCATCGGGACGATCGTGACCGTTGTCCGCTCCGCCGGAAAACGACGAAGAGCAGCCGCAATCCCACCAGCGCACTGA
- a CDS encoding metal-sulfur cluster assembly factor, which translates to MTEQQTETREGRTAADLDAETAAAPDAADVAKVEDVEEAMRDVVDPELGINVVDLGLVYDIRVEADNTATIDMTLTSAACPLTDVIEDQTGAALVGGGTGLVKDFRINWVWMPPWGPEKITDDGREQLRALGFTV; encoded by the coding sequence ATGACCGAACAGCAGACCGAAACCCGCGAGGGGCGCACGGCCGCCGACCTCGACGCCGAGACCGCCGCCGCCCCGGACGCCGCCGACGTGGCGAAGGTCGAGGACGTCGAAGAGGCGATGCGCGACGTCGTCGACCCCGAACTCGGCATCAACGTCGTCGACCTCGGACTGGTCTACGACATCCGGGTCGAGGCGGACAACACCGCCACCATCGACATGACCCTGACCTCGGCGGCCTGCCCGCTGACCGACGTCATCGAGGACCAGACCGGAGCCGCGCTCGTCGGCGGGGGAACGGGACTGGTCAAGGACTTCCGGATCAACTGGGTCTGGATGCCGCCGTGGGGTCCGGAGAAGATCACCGACGACGGCCGCGAACAGCTGCGGGCGCTCGGCTTCACCGTCTGA
- the sufU gene encoding Fe-S cluster assembly sulfur transfer protein SufU: MNLESMYQEIILDHYKNPHGRGLREPFDAESFQVNPTCGDEVTLRVKVDDGKVADVSYEGQGCSISQASTSVLTDLVVGHTVEEAFTTMDAFVELMQGKGQIEPDEDVLEDGIAFAGVAKYPARVKCALLGWMAFKDAVARTTNGVETA; encoded by the coding sequence ATGAATCTCGAAAGCATGTACCAGGAGATCATCCTGGATCACTACAAGAACCCGCACGGCCGTGGCCTGCGCGAGCCGTTCGACGCCGAGTCGTTCCAGGTCAACCCGACCTGCGGCGACGAGGTGACGCTGCGGGTGAAGGTCGACGACGGGAAAGTCGCCGACGTCTCCTACGAGGGACAGGGCTGTTCGATCAGCCAGGCCTCCACGTCGGTCTTGACGGATCTCGTCGTCGGGCACACCGTGGAGGAGGCGTTCACCACCATGGACGCCTTCGTCGAGCTGATGCAGGGCAAAGGGCAGATCGAACCCGACGAGGACGTGCTGGAGGACGGCATCGCCTTCGCAGGCGTGGCCAAGTACCCGGCCCGCGTGAAATGCGCCCTGCTCGGGTGGATGGCGTTCAAGGACGCCGTCGCCCGCACGACCAACGGAGTTGAGACGGCATGA
- a CDS encoding cysteine desulfurase, protein MTTTTANSVPLDVAAIRADFPILTRTVRDGKPLVYLDSGATSQKPAQVLEAERRFLETSNAAVHRGAHQLAEEATDAYESARVRIAEFVGASPHELVFTKNATEGINLVAYAMSNAATAGPEAERFKLGPGDEIVITEMEHHANLVPWQQLSQRTGATLKWFSVTADGRLDLSNVDELITERTKVLAFTHQSNVLGTINPVEFLVKKARKVGALVVLDACQSVPHFPVDLHALDVDFAAFAGHKMVGPYGIGVLYGRRELLEAMPPFLTGGSMIELVRMEQTTFAAPPQRFEAGTPMTSQAVGLGAAADYLSAIGMDRVAAHEHLLTEAALAGLGEIPGVRIIGPTDMIDRGGLVSFVIDGVHPHDSGQVLDSLGVAVRVGHHCAWPLHRACSVPATVRASFYVYNTLSEVDALVNGVREAQKFFGVA, encoded by the coding sequence ATGACCACCACCACGGCTAACTCTGTTCCGCTGGACGTAGCGGCCATCAGGGCCGACTTCCCGATCCTGACCCGCACGGTCCGGGACGGGAAACCCTTGGTGTATTTGGATTCCGGTGCGACGTCCCAGAAGCCGGCGCAGGTGCTCGAAGCCGAGCGCCGGTTCCTGGAGACCTCGAACGCCGCGGTGCACCGCGGCGCGCACCAGCTCGCCGAGGAGGCGACCGACGCCTACGAGTCCGCCCGCGTGCGGATCGCGGAGTTCGTCGGCGCCTCCCCGCACGAGCTGGTGTTCACCAAGAACGCCACCGAGGGCATCAACCTCGTCGCCTACGCGATGAGCAACGCCGCCACGGCCGGTCCCGAGGCCGAGCGGTTCAAGCTCGGGCCCGGCGACGAGATCGTCATCACCGAGATGGAGCACCACGCGAACCTGGTTCCGTGGCAGCAGCTCAGCCAGCGCACCGGCGCGACGCTGAAGTGGTTCTCCGTCACCGCGGACGGACGGCTCGACCTGTCCAATGTGGACGAGCTGATCACCGAGCGGACCAAGGTGCTCGCGTTCACCCACCAGTCCAACGTGCTCGGCACGATCAACCCGGTCGAGTTCCTGGTGAAGAAGGCCCGCAAGGTCGGCGCGCTGGTCGTGCTGGACGCCTGCCAGTCGGTGCCGCACTTCCCGGTGGACCTGCACGCGCTGGACGTCGACTTCGCCGCTTTCGCCGGGCACAAGATGGTCGGCCCGTACGGCATCGGTGTCCTCTATGGACGCCGTGAGCTGCTCGAAGCGATGCCGCCGTTCCTGACCGGCGGCTCGATGATCGAGCTGGTCCGCATGGAGCAGACCACCTTCGCCGCGCCGCCGCAGCGGTTCGAGGCGGGCACCCCGATGACGTCGCAGGCCGTCGGCCTCGGCGCGGCCGCCGACTACCTGTCGGCGATCGGCATGGATCGGGTCGCCGCGCACGAACACCTCCTCACCGAGGCGGCGCTCGCCGGGCTCGGCGAGATCCCTGGTGTGCGGATCATCGGCCCCACCGACATGATCGACCGCGGCGGACTGGTGTCGTTCGTCATCGACGGCGTCCACCCGCACGACTCCGGTCAGGTGCTGGACAGTCTCGGTGTCGCCGTCCGCGTCGGGCACCACTGCGCGTGGCCGCTGCACCGGGCCTGCTCGGTGCCCGCGACCGTGCGCGCGTCGTTCTACGTCTACAACACACTGTCCGAAGTGGACGCGCTGGTGAACGGTGTGCGTGAGGCGCAGAAGTTCTTCGGGGTGGCGTGA
- the sufC gene encoding Fe-S cluster assembly ATPase SufC translates to MPTLEIKDLHASVTTEEGPKEILKGVNLTIKSGETHAIMGPNGSGKSTLSYAIAGHPKYEVTSGQVLLDGEDVLEMSVDERARAGLFLAMQYPVEVPGVSMSNFLRTAATAVRGEAPKLRHWVKEVKEEMGKLEISSEFAERSVNEGFSGGEKKRHEILQLALLKPKIAILDETDSGLDVDALRVVSEGVNEFKANNDAGVMLITHYTRILRHITPDFVHVFAGGKIVESGGRELADELEENGYVKYTGSAETAAV, encoded by the coding sequence ATGCCTACGCTGGAAATCAAGGATCTGCACGCCTCGGTCACGACCGAGGAGGGCCCCAAGGAGATCCTCAAGGGCGTCAACCTGACGATCAAGTCGGGCGAGACCCACGCGATCATGGGCCCCAACGGTTCGGGCAAGTCCACGCTGTCCTACGCCATCGCCGGCCACCCCAAGTACGAAGTCACCTCCGGGCAGGTCCTGCTCGACGGTGAGGACGTGCTGGAGATGAGCGTCGACGAGCGCGCCCGCGCGGGCCTGTTCCTCGCCATGCAGTACCCGGTCGAGGTTCCGGGCGTGTCCATGTCGAACTTCCTCCGCACCGCGGCCACCGCGGTCCGTGGCGAGGCCCCCAAGCTGCGCCACTGGGTCAAGGAGGTCAAGGAAGAGATGGGCAAGCTGGAGATCTCGTCCGAGTTCGCCGAGCGTTCGGTGAACGAGGGCTTCTCCGGGGGAGAGAAGAAGCGCCACGAGATCCTGCAGCTGGCGCTGCTCAAGCCGAAGATCGCCATTCTCGACGAGACCGACTCCGGCCTCGACGTCGACGCGCTGCGCGTCGTGTCCGAGGGCGTCAACGAGTTCAAGGCCAACAACGACGCCGGCGTCATGCTGATCACGCACTACACGCGGATCCTGCGGCACATCACGCCCGACTTCGTGCACGTCTTCGCCGGCGGCAAGATCGTCGAGTCCGGCGGCCGTGAACTCGCGGACGAGCTGGAGGAGAACGGGTACGTCAAGTACACCGGCTCCGCCGAGACCGCCGCCGTCTGA
- the sufD gene encoding Fe-S cluster assembly protein SufD: MSVTENNVSEAMREGVVIPATSRAERFTSYDVEAFEVPGGREENWRFTPMKRLRGLHDGSAAASGSATVDADAAPELKIETVGRDDERLGAAGVPSDRIAAQAYSSFTEATVITVPKETKTSKPSTVKITGPGEGKVAYGHVQVRAEQFSEAVIVLDHTGSGTYADNVEFVIGDSANVTVVSVQDWADDAVHVSEQHLKLGRDASLKHIVITLGGDLVRVSPTATFADKGGDVEMLGLYFADSGQHQEHRLFVDHAVPNCKSRVMYKGALQGDDAHTVWVGDVLIRAAAEATDTYELNRNLVLTPGARADSIPNLEIETGEIEGAGHASATGRFDDEQLFYLQSRGIGEDAARRLVVRGFFHEILVKIGVPEVRERLEAAIEAELEAVGV; the protein is encoded by the coding sequence ATGTCGGTTACCGAGAACAACGTTTCCGAAGCGATGCGCGAAGGGGTCGTCATTCCGGCGACCTCTCGCGCGGAGCGCTTCACCTCCTACGACGTCGAGGCCTTCGAGGTCCCCGGCGGTCGTGAGGAGAACTGGCGTTTCACTCCGATGAAGCGGCTGCGTGGCCTGCACGACGGGTCCGCCGCCGCTTCGGGTTCGGCCACAGTGGACGCCGACGCCGCGCCCGAACTGAAGATCGAGACGGTCGGCCGGGATGACGAGCGCCTCGGCGCCGCGGGTGTCCCGAGCGACCGGATCGCCGCGCAGGCGTACTCCTCGTTCACCGAGGCCACCGTCATCACGGTGCCCAAGGAGACGAAGACGTCGAAGCCGTCGACGGTGAAGATCACCGGCCCCGGCGAGGGCAAGGTCGCCTATGGGCACGTGCAGGTGCGCGCCGAGCAGTTCTCCGAGGCCGTCATCGTCCTCGACCACACCGGCTCCGGCACCTACGCCGACAACGTCGAGTTCGTCATCGGCGATTCGGCGAACGTGACCGTGGTCAGCGTCCAGGACTGGGCCGACGACGCGGTGCACGTCTCCGAGCAGCATCTCAAGCTCGGCCGCGACGCCAGCCTCAAGCACATCGTCATCACCCTGGGCGGTGACCTCGTCCGCGTCTCGCCGACGGCGACGTTCGCCGACAAGGGCGGCGACGTCGAGATGCTCGGCCTGTACTTCGCCGACTCGGGCCAGCACCAGGAGCACCGGCTCTTCGTCGACCACGCGGTGCCGAACTGCAAGTCGCGGGTGATGTACAAGGGCGCGCTGCAGGGCGACGACGCGCACACCGTGTGGGTCGGCGACGTGCTGATCCGGGCGGCCGCCGAGGCCACCGACACCTACGAGCTCAACCGCAACCTGGTGCTGACGCCGGGCGCGCGGGCGGACTCGATCCCGAACCTGGAGATCGAGACCGGCGAGATCGAAGGCGCGGGCCACGCGAGCGCGACGGGAAGGTTCGACGACGAGCAGTTGTTCTACCTCCAGTCGCGTGGAATCGGCGAAGACGCCGCGCGTCGCCTGGTCGTACGCGGGTTCTTCCACGAGATCCTGGTCAAGATCGGCGTTCCCGAGGTGCGCGAGCGTCTCGAGGCCGCGATCGAAGCCGAGCTCGAAGCCGTGGGCGTCTAA
- the sufB gene encoding Fe-S cluster assembly protein SufB, whose product MTAAAEQRTPTTAPMSQEETIESLGKYAFGWADSDEAGSTARRGLNEDVVTDISSKKSEPEWMREARLKALKLFDLKPMPNWGADLSGIDFDNIKYFVRSTEKQATSWEDLPEDIKNTYDKLGIPEAEKQRLVAGVAAQYESEVVYHQIREDLEAQGVLFLDTDTALKEHPEIFKEYFGSVIPAGDNKFSALNTAVWSGGSFIYVPKGVKVDIPLQAYFRINTENMGQFERTLIIVDEDAYVHYVEGCTAPIYQSDSLHSAVVEIIVKKGARCRYTTIQNWSNNVYNLVTKRAKCEEGATMEWIDGNIGSKVTMKYPSVFLMGEHAKGEVLSVAFAGEGQHQDAGAKMEHLAPHTSSTIVSKSVARGGGRTSYRGLVKVAKRAHHSRSSVVCDALLVDTISRSDTYPYVDIRNDEVSMGHEATVSKVSEDQMFYLMSRGLDEAEAMAMIVRGFVEPIARELPMEYALELNRLIELQMEGSVG is encoded by the coding sequence ATGACTGCCGCTGCCGAGCAGCGCACTCCCACCACCGCGCCCATGAGCCAGGAAGAGACCATCGAGTCCCTTGGCAAGTACGCGTTCGGCTGGGCGGACTCCGACGAGGCGGGCTCAACGGCCCGTCGCGGACTGAACGAGGACGTCGTCACCGACATCTCCTCGAAGAAGTCCGAGCCGGAGTGGATGCGCGAAGCGCGACTCAAGGCGCTCAAGCTCTTCGACTTGAAGCCGATGCCCAACTGGGGTGCGGACCTCTCCGGGATCGACTTCGACAACATCAAGTACTTCGTGCGGTCCACGGAGAAGCAGGCCACTTCGTGGGAAGACCTGCCCGAGGACATCAAGAACACGTACGACAAGCTGGGCATCCCCGAGGCGGAGAAGCAGCGCCTCGTCGCCGGTGTCGCGGCGCAGTACGAGTCCGAGGTCGTCTACCACCAGATCCGCGAGGACCTGGAGGCGCAGGGCGTCCTGTTCCTGGACACCGACACCGCGCTCAAGGAGCACCCGGAGATCTTCAAGGAGTACTTCGGCTCCGTGATCCCGGCCGGGGACAACAAGTTCTCCGCGCTGAACACCGCGGTGTGGTCCGGCGGTTCGTTCATCTACGTGCCCAAGGGCGTCAAGGTGGACATCCCGCTGCAGGCGTACTTCCGCATCAACACCGAGAACATGGGTCAGTTCGAGCGGACCCTGATCATCGTCGACGAAGACGCCTACGTGCACTACGTCGAGGGTTGCACCGCGCCGATCTACCAGTCCGACTCGCTGCACTCGGCGGTCGTGGAGATCATCGTGAAGAAGGGCGCTCGCTGCCGGTACACGACCATCCAGAACTGGTCGAACAACGTCTACAACCTGGTCACCAAGCGCGCCAAGTGCGAAGAGGGCGCGACCATGGAGTGGATCGACGGCAACATCGGCTCCAAGGTCACGATGAAGTACCCGTCCGTGTTCCTCATGGGCGAGCACGCCAAGGGCGAGGTCCTCTCGGTCGCGTTCGCGGGCGAGGGCCAGCACCAGGACGCCGGCGCGAAGATGGAGCACCTGGCGCCGCACACCTCCTCGACCATCGTGTCGAAGTCGGTGGCGCGCGGCGGTGGCCGCACCTCCTACCGCGGCCTGGTCAAGGTCGCGAAGCGGGCGCACCACTCGCGGTCCAGCGTGGTCTGTGACGCGCTGCTGGTCGACACGATCTCGCGGTCGGACACGTACCCGTACGTCGACATCCGCAACGACGAGGTCTCCATGGGCCACGAGGCGACCGTCTCGAAGGTCAGCGAAGACCAGATGTTCTACCTCATGTCGCGCGGTCTCGACGAGGCCGAGGCCATGGCGATGATCGTGCGCGGGTTCGTCGAGCCCATCGCGCGTGAGCTGCCGATGGAGTACGCGCTCGAGCTGAACCGCCTGATCGAGCTTCAGATGGAAGGGTCCGTCGGCTAG
- a CDS encoding helix-turn-helix transcriptional regulator gives MKKTGTQDEAGGDMLRAEVQPVPAQVGPEGRTRHEVARLLLEQGPMTAVVVAEQLGISAAAVRRHLDALLADGEAETRDAPRRGPRGRGRPAKNFLLTEAGRARFGHAYDDLASSAIRFLAEHAGEDAVKAFAEARVASLVGPHQDAITKHTDPASRAEALAAALTREGYAASTRQVGVGEQLCQHHCPVAHVAAEFPQLCEAETEAFAELLGTHVQRLATIARGDNACTTHVPVVSAGHPATPGPGSTAPSPGRTARIPNGGKPA, from the coding sequence GTGAAAAAGACGGGAACGCAGGACGAGGCCGGTGGCGACATGCTCCGCGCCGAGGTCCAGCCTGTCCCCGCGCAGGTCGGCCCCGAGGGGCGGACCAGGCATGAAGTGGCCCGCTTGCTGCTGGAACAGGGTCCGATGACCGCCGTCGTGGTGGCCGAGCAGCTGGGGATCAGCGCCGCCGCCGTCCGCCGTCATCTCGACGCGCTGCTCGCCGACGGCGAGGCCGAAACCCGGGACGCGCCGCGCCGCGGCCCCCGCGGACGAGGCCGTCCGGCCAAGAACTTCCTGCTCACCGAAGCCGGCCGCGCCCGGTTCGGGCACGCCTACGACGACCTCGCGTCCTCGGCCATCCGCTTCCTCGCCGAGCACGCCGGCGAAGACGCCGTGAAGGCCTTCGCGGAGGCTCGGGTCGCTTCGCTGGTCGGTCCGCATCAAGACGCGATCACCAAGCACACGGATCCCGCCTCGCGCGCCGAGGCCCTCGCTGCGGCGCTGACCAGGGAGGGTTACGCTGCGTCGACCCGTCAGGTCGGTGTCGGCGAACAGCTCTGCCAGCACCATTGCCCGGTCGCCCACGTCGCCGCCGAGTTCCCTCAGTTGTGTGAAGCCGAAACCGAGGCTTTCGCGGAACTTCTGGGTACTCACGTCCAGCGGCTGGCGACCATCGCACGCGGTGACAACGCGTGCACCACACACGTACCCGTCGTCTCGGCGGGTCACCCGGCCACACCCGGGCCGGGAAGCACGGCGCCCTCCCCAGGGCGCACAGCACGGATCCCGAATGGAGGGAAACCCGCATGA
- the mptB gene encoding polyprenol phosphomannose-dependent alpha 1,6 mannosyltransferase MptB codes for MDGAEPEDRAVGSAGSVATLVPGRPHDPEPLDDKELRGLNVVRRFGAVGSLFLALGSLGAGAAPVINPVQEIPVLRLFTRIPMVSLAMGLAGMAIIVLSWLLLGRFAQPARRRLATQGQLARTIALWCAPLLFIPPLFSRDVYSYLAQSEIVARGMDPYSLRDVYSYLAQSEIVARGMDPYSLGPAEALGVSDPLTSGVSNMWRETPAPYGPLLLRLGGWLAPLSSGNIVTGVLLQRGLALIGVILIIWALPRLARRFGVQPATALWLGAANPLLIFHFVAGAHNDALAIGLMVAGLEIGLQRMPVRFKNDEPPPLAKGELLYIGLGVVLITLGVAVKINAILALPFFTVMVARRWHGRIKDLVTAAVPMALLFGVTLVAVCYGTGLGFGWVGALGTPGLVRSWISPTSELAALGGVLGIALGLGNHTNAMVPILGSLGYLVAGAVTVKFLWDSFKWRYRPIIGLGVSLGAVMVLHVALQPWYLLWAIIPLAAAAGTSRFRIAATIVTAVLPFLLPTTGSTFEGRGFVLPFAWAAAGVVTLLGLFIVHRLSPLLLSRPSPEHSVPV; via the coding sequence ATGGACGGGGCAGAGCCGGAAGACCGGGCCGTGGGGTCGGCGGGGTCGGTGGCGACGCTCGTCCCCGGGCGCCCGCACGATCCGGAACCCCTGGACGACAAGGAACTGCGCGGGCTGAACGTGGTCCGCCGGTTCGGCGCGGTCGGTTCCCTGTTCCTCGCCCTCGGCTCGCTCGGCGCGGGCGCCGCCCCGGTGATCAACCCGGTCCAGGAGATCCCGGTCCTGCGGCTGTTCACCCGGATCCCCATGGTCTCGCTCGCGATGGGCCTGGCGGGCATGGCGATCATCGTGCTCAGCTGGCTGCTGCTCGGCCGGTTCGCGCAGCCCGCGCGCCGCCGCCTCGCCACCCAGGGCCAGCTCGCCCGCACCATCGCGCTCTGGTGCGCGCCGCTGCTGTTCATCCCGCCGCTGTTCTCCCGCGACGTCTACAGCTATCTGGCGCAGAGCGAGATCGTCGCCCGCGGGATGGACCCGTACTCCCTNCGCGACGTCTACAGCTATCTGGCGCAGAGCGAGATCGTCGCCCGCGGGATGGACCCGTACTCCCTCGGCCCGGCCGAGGCCCTGGGCGTCTCCGACCCGCTGACCTCGGGTGTCTCCAACATGTGGCGCGAGACCCCGGCGCCGTACGGCCCGCTGCTGCTGCGTCTCGGCGGCTGGCTCGCCCCGCTGAGCAGCGGAAACATCGTCACCGGGGTCCTGCTGCAGCGCGGGCTCGCGCTGATCGGCGTCATCCTGATCATCTGGGCGCTGCCCCGGCTGGCCCGGCGGTTCGGCGTGCAGCCCGCCACCGCGCTGTGGCTCGGCGCGGCGAACCCGCTGCTGATCTTCCACTTCGTCGCGGGCGCCCACAACGACGCGCTCGCGATCGGGCTCATGGTGGCCGGGCTGGAGATCGGTCTCCAGCGGATGCCGGTGCGGTTCAAGAACGACGAGCCGCCCCCGCTGGCCAAGGGCGAACTCCTCTACATCGGGCTCGGGGTGGTGCTCATCACTCTCGGCGTCGCGGTGAAGATCAACGCGATCCTGGCGCTGCCGTTCTTCACGGTGATGGTGGCCAGACGATGGCACGGCCGGATCAAGGACCTGGTCACCGCGGCGGTGCCGATGGCGTTGCTGTTCGGTGTGACCCTGGTGGCGGTCTGTTACGGCACGGGCCTCGGTTTCGGCTGGGTCGGCGCGCTCGGCACGCCGGGACTGGTCCGCTCCTGGATTTCGCCGACGTCGGAACTCGCCGCGCTCGGCGGTGTCCTCGGCATCGCGCTCGGTCTCGGCAACCACACCAACGCGATGGTGCCGATCCTCGGCTCACTCGGCTATCTCGTCGCGGGCGCGGTGACGGTCAAGTTCCTCTGGGACAGCTTCAAATGGCGCTACCGGCCGATCATCGGCCTCGGTGTCTCCCTCGGCGCGGTGATGGTACTGCACGTCGCGCTGCAGCCCTGGTACCTGCTGTGGGCGATCATCCCGCTCGCCGCGGCGGCGGGGACCTCGCGGTTCCGCATCGCCGCGACGATCGTCACCGCCGTCCTGCCGTTCCTGCTGCCGACGACGGGAAGCACCTTCGAGGGCCGTGGTTTCGTCCTGCCGTTCGCGTGGGCCGCCGCCGGGGTCGTCACGCTACTGGGGCTGTTCATCGTCCACCGCCTCTCACCACTGCTGCTGTCCAGACCGTCCCCGGAGCATTCGGTCCCGGTGTGA
- a CDS encoding ABC transporter ATP-binding protein, translated as MNAPAAEITGLVKRYGSTTAVDGLDLRMERGTLLALLGPNGAGKTTTVEICEGFLRPDDGEVRVLGLDPARDGAALRPRIGVMPQGGGAYPGVRADEMLGLVAACAANPLDPAWLLDVLGLSGARKTPFKRLSGGQQQRLSLACALVGRPELLFLDEPTAGMDPQARRLVWDLLEALRADGVSVLLTTHLMEEAETLADTVVIVDHGKVVVEGSPQSLTVEAGETAQLRFKARTRLDTALLTAALPEGHLVHESAPGTYLVEGAIDPQVVSTVTAWCAQQGVMPEELQVGRRTLEEVFLELTGRELRA; from the coding sequence GTGAACGCCCCCGCCGCCGAGATCACCGGGCTGGTGAAACGCTACGGATCCACCACCGCCGTCGATGGACTCGACCTGCGGATGGAACGTGGCACGCTGCTCGCTCTGCTCGGCCCGAACGGGGCCGGCAAGACCACCACCGTCGAGATCTGCGAAGGCTTCCTGCGGCCTGACGACGGCGAAGTCCGTGTGCTGGGCCTGGACCCGGCGCGCGACGGCGCCGCGCTGCGGCCCCGGATCGGCGTGATGCCCCAGGGCGGCGGCGCGTATCCCGGCGTCCGCGCCGACGAAATGCTCGGCCTGGTCGCCGCGTGCGCGGCGAACCCGCTCGACCCGGCCTGGCTGCTGGACGTCCTCGGTCTTTCGGGAGCGAGGAAGACGCCGTTCAAACGGCTTTCCGGCGGGCAGCAGCAACGGCTCTCCCTCGCCTGCGCGCTCGTCGGGCGGCCGGAGCTGCTCTTCCTCGACGAGCCGACGGCGGGCATGGATCCGCAGGCCCGCCGCCTGGTCTGGGATCTGCTCGAAGCGCTGCGCGCCGATGGGGTCAGCGTGCTGCTCACCACGCATCTGATGGAGGAGGCCGAAACGCTGGCCGACACCGTGGTGATCGTGGACCACGGCAAGGTCGTCGTCGAAGGTTCCCCGCAGTCGCTGACCGTCGAGGCCGGTGAGACCGCGCAGCTGCGGTTCAAGGCGCGGACGCGGCTCGACACCGCGCTGCTGACCGCGGCGCTGCCCGAGGGGCACCTCGTCCACGAGTCGGCGCCGGGGACGTACCTCGTCGAGGGCGCGATCGACCCGCAGGTGGTGTCGACGGTGACGGCGTGGTGCGCACAGCAGGGTGTCATGCCGGAGGAACTCCAGGTCGGCAGGCGCACGCTGGAAGAGGTCTTCCTGGAGCTGACCGGACGGGAACTGCGCGCATGA
- a CDS encoding ABC transporter permease, translating to MTTLPTPRFTAGTFTPAPGRGSLGKMLRTHAKVEASLTLRHGEQILLTLLIPLALLIGLSLLDILPSSQLGDSSKVDWITPRILALAVMSSAFTGQAIALGFDRRYGVLKRLSATALPRWLLVAGRVAAALVVVALQAVILGAVAALLGWSPSLGGILGAIPFLIVGTLAFGALGLLLGGALRAEAVLALANIVWFVLLLAGGILLAPSTMPSGVAWIVELLPSGALAEGLRSVLLDGSFGWGPFAVLVGWGVVAGALASKTTKLT from the coding sequence ATGACGACGCTGCCCACACCGCGGTTCACCGCGGGCACGTTCACCCCGGCCCCCGGTCGCGGTTCGCTCGGCAAGATGCTGCGCACGCACGCGAAGGTCGAGGCGAGCCTGACGCTGCGCCACGGCGAGCAGATCCTGCTGACCCTGCTCATCCCGCTCGCGCTGCTGATCGGCCTGTCGCTGCTGGACATCCTGCCGTCGTCGCAACTCGGCGATTCGTCCAAAGTGGACTGGATCACGCCGAGGATCCTGGCGCTGGCGGTGATGTCTTCGGCGTTCACCGGACAGGCCATCGCGCTGGGGTTCGACCGCCGCTACGGCGTCCTCAAACGCCTTTCCGCCACCGCGCTGCCCCGCTGGCTGCTCGTCGCGGGCCGGGTGGCCGCCGCGCTGGTGGTGGTCGCGCTGCAGGCGGTGATCCTCGGTGCCGTCGCCGCGCTGCTGGGCTGGTCGCCGTCGCTCGGCGGGATCCTCGGCGCGATCCCGTTCCTGATCGTCGGCACGCTCGCGTTCGGCGCGCTGGGCCTGCTGCTCGGCGGGGCGCTGCGCGCGGAGGCCGTGCTGGCGCTGGCGAACATCGTCTGGTTCGTGCTGCTGCTCGCGGGCGGCATCCTGCTGGCGCCGTCGACCATGCCGTCCGGCGTCGCGTGGATCGTCGAACTGCTGCCTTCGGGCGCGCTCGCCGAAGGCCTGCGATCGGTGCTGCTGGACGGTTCGTTCGGCTGGGGCCCGTTCGCGGTGCTCGTCGGCTGGGGTGTCGTCGCGGGCGCGCTGGCGAGCAAGACCACCAAGCTCACCTGA